In the genome of Populus alba chromosome 11, ASM523922v2, whole genome shotgun sequence, one region contains:
- the LOC118047546 gene encoding phytohormone-binding protein: protein MCILPYKILSSLMIDIISLASNIDTPLFPRILRLRVMIKEVKTQVNVGVGVDVLWKALAKDLKDILPKMMPNLVKDTEMLEGDGGLGTIYLFNFGPGIKTVTYQKERVSEFDESVHRIGLEVIEGGHLDHGFSHHKATFQLTSTGEQETLIDVTISYESATEEDIMPPNTPSSTLLFIKNLENYLVHGAP, encoded by the exons ATGTGCATCCTGCCCTATAAGATTCTCTCATCGCTCATGATTGATATAATCTCCCTAGCTTCTAACATAGACACACCCCTGTTCCCAAGAATTTTGCGTTTGAGAGTCATGATTAAGGAAGTGAAAACCCAAGTCAATGTTGGGGTTGGAGTGGATGTCTTATGGAAGGCTTTAGCTAAGGATTTGAAGGATATTCTTCCAAAAATGATGCCAAATTTAGTGAAGGATACTGAGATGCTAGAAGGAGATGGTGGCCTTGGTACAATCTATCTCTTCAACTTTGGTCCTG GTATAAAAACAGTAACATACCAGAAAGAAAGGGTTTCAGAGTTTGATGAGTCTGTTCATCGAATCGGCCTGGAAGTAATAGAAGGAGGCCATCTGGATCATGGGTTTTCTCATCACAAGGCAACTTTCCAGCTTACTTCAACAGGGGAGCAGGAGACTCTAATTGATGTCACGATCTCGTATGAGTCTGCAACAGAAGAAGATATCATGCCACCAAATACACCGTCGTCAACATTACTTTTCATCAAGAACCTGGAAAATTATTTGGTGCATGGTGCACCTTAG
- the LOC118047544 gene encoding lysine-specific histone demethylase 1 homolog 2, producing MDTPERDSLPRKRSMRKKVGSRNYDENLMDELIEKHLGGAFKKKKQTKEDLEKETETEAMIAISLGFPIDALLEEEIQAGVVRQLGGKEQNDYIVVRNHILARWRSNVQVWLSKGQIKETVSNEYEHLIAAAYEFLLYNGYINFGVLLPLTSPMPELTNEGSVIIVGAGLAGLSAAKQLMSFGFKVIVLEGRNRPGGRVYTQKMGGKGQFAAVDLGGSVITGIHANPLGVLARQLSIPLHKVRDNCPLYKPDGAPVDKGIDSNIELIHNKLLDKVMELRKIMGGFANDISLGSVLERLRQLYGVARSTEERQLLDWHLANLEYANAGCLSDLSATYWDQDDPYEMGGDHCFLAGGNWRLIKALCEGVPIFYGKTVDTIRYGHDGVAVIVGEQVFEADMVLCTVPLGVLKKRTIRFEPELPGRKLAAIERMGFGLLNKVAMVFPHVFWGEDLDTFGCLSEHSNKRGEFFLFYGNHTVSGGAALIALVAGEAAQMFENSDPSMLLHRVLSVLRGIYNPKGIDVPDPIQTICTRWGGDPFSFGSYSHVRVQSSGNDYDILAENVGGRLFFAGEATTRQYPATMHGAFLSGLREASRILSANRSQQNNPRKSLPKNLGISNDTLIGLFKWPDLTFGNFSFISNPLTEDPNSMGIMRVTFDSCGDDLKEELENSFQRPLNLPLQLYTVLSREQAQSLQLVTGGDDIKLSHLSRNLGLKLMGPSALVNLGSSLISTIANSRKGRGRNRVTAGKSIVLFGDGII from the exons ATGGACACCCCGGAACGGGACAGTTTGCCTAGAAAGAGGTCAATGAGGAAGAAGGTGGGTTCACGGAATTATGATGAGAATTTGATGGATGAATTGATAGAGAAGCATTTAGGCGGTgcttttaagaaaaagaaacaaacaaaggaGGATTTGGAGAAAGAGACTGAAACTGAGGCGATGATAGCAATTTCTCTGGGGTTCCCAATTGATGCATTGCTTGAGGAGGAGATTCAGGCTGGGGTGGTAAGACAGTTGGGTGGTAAAGAGCAGAATGATTATATTGTTGTCAGGAACCATATTCTTGCTAGATGGAGGAGTAATGTGCAGGTGTGGCTATCAAAAGGGCAGATTAAAGAAACTGTGAGTAATGAATATGAGCACTTGATAGCTGCTGCGTATGAATTTCTTTTGTATAAtggatatattaattttggagTTTTATTACCACTGACATCTCCCATGCCAGAATTGACAAATGAAGGGTCTGTGATAATTGTTGGTGCCGGCCTTGCTGGTTTATCTGCGGCAAAGCAGCTCATGTCCTTTGGTTTCAAGGTCATTGTTCTAGAAGGTAGGAATCGTCCTGGGGGAAGAGTTTATACTCAAAAGATGGGTGGGAAGGGTCAATTTGCTGCTGTAGATCTTGGTGGCAGTGTTATAACTGGTATCCATGCCAATCCTCTTGGAGTTCTGGCTAGACAACTTTCTATTCCACTTCATAAGGTCCGAGATAACTGCCCTTTGTACAAGCCAGATGGTGCGCCCGTTGATAAGGGTATTGACTCCAATATCGAACTCATTCATAATAAGTTGCTTGACAAAGTGATggaactaagaaaaataatgggtGGATTTGCAAATGATATTTCGCTTGGTTCTGTTTTGGAGAGACTCAGGCAACTGTATGGCGTGGCCAGATCCACTGAGGAGAGGCAATTGCTTGATTGGCATCTCGCTAACTTGGAATATGCAAATGCTGGATGTCTTTCAGATCTATCAGCCACATATTGGGATCAAGATGATCCGTATGAAATGGGTGGGGATCACTGCTTTCTTGCAGGAGGGAATTGGAGATTGATAAAAGCATTATGTGAAGGGGTTCCCATATTCTATGGGAAAACTGTGGATACTATTAGATATGGACACGATGGGGTTGCAGTAATTGTTGGTGAACAAGTGTTTGAAGCGGATATGGTCCTATGCACCGTTCCTCTTGGAGTCTTGAAGAAAAGAACCATCAGATTTGAACCAGAATTACCTGGAAGGAAGCTTGCAGCAATTGAGAGAATGGGTTTTGGGCTGCTCAATAAAGTGGCCATGGTTTTCCCTCATGTTTTTTGGGGGGAGGACCTGGATACATTTGGATGTCTCAGTGAGCATAGCAATAAGCGTGGGGAGTTCTTTTTGTTCTATGGTAACCATACTGTTTCCGGAGGTGCAGCGCTCATTGCATTGGTGGCTGGAGAAGCTGCACAAATGTTTGAAAATTCAGATCCATCTATGTTGCTTCATCGTGTCCTAAGCGTCCTTAGAG GTATATACAATCCAAAAGGCATCGATGTTCCTGATCCCATACAAACAATATGTACAAGATGGGGTGGTGATCCCTTCAGTTTTGGTTCTTATTCCCATGTCAGGGTACAATCATCAGGCAATGACTATGATATACTTGCAGAAAATGTGGGGGGACGTCTTTTTTTTGCTGGTGAGGCCACAACTAGGCAATATCCAGCCACCATGCATGGCGCCTTCTTGAGTGGCTTAAGGGAAGCTTCTCGCATTTTAAGTGCCAATAGAAGTCAACAAAACAATCCAAGGAAGTCTTTGCCGAAGAATCTTGGGATAAGTAATGATACCTTGATTGGTCTATTCAAGTGGCCTGATCTCACATTTGGAAACTTCTCATTTATATCTAATCCTTTGACAGAAGACCCAAATTCAATGGGGATTATGAGGGTTACTTTTGACAGTTGTGGTGATGATTTGAAGGAGGAATTAGAGAATAGCTTCCAGCGTCCCCTGAACTTACCTTTACAACTTTATACAGTGTTATCTCGTGAACAGGCACAGAGTCTTCAACTGGTTACTGGAGGGGATGACATTAAGTTGTCACATTTGAGTAGAAATCTTGGTTTGAAGCTAATGGGACCTAGTGCTCTAGTAAATCTTGGTAGTTCCTTAATTTCTACTATTGCCAACTCACGAAAAGGAAGGGGTAGGAACCGTGTAACTGCCGGAAAAAGTATAGTACTGTTTGGAGATGGTATCATATGA